From the genome of Peptococcaceae bacterium, one region includes:
- a CDS encoding DUF1320 domain-containing protein: MYCTVQDIIDRISEDVLIRLTDDDGTGLVNEGKVTSAIEEAEGEIDSYCQARYTLPFNPVPKVIKKIAVDLVVYTLFARRGLNPDDNADQIVIQQRKDAIKFLENLARGLVTIGPVQQETKPPENEVQFTAPPRVFSRESMNGY, encoded by the coding sequence ATGTACTGCACAGTCCAGGACATCATTGACAGGATTTCCGAAGACGTCCTGATCCGGCTCACCGATGATGACGGCACCGGCCTTGTCAACGAGGGGAAAGTCACCAGTGCAATTGAAGAGGCCGAGGGTGAAATTGATTCCTACTGCCAGGCACGCTATACCCTCCCCTTCAATCCGGTGCCCAAGGTTATCAAGAAAATTGCCGTGGACCTGGTTGTCTATACCTTGTTCGCCAGGCGTGGCCTTAACCCGGACGACAACGCCGACCAGATTGTCATCCAGCAGCGCAAAGACGCCATCAAATTCCTGGAAAACCTGGCCCGCGGGCTGGTCACCATCGGCCCGGTCCAGCAGGAGACTAAACCCCCGGAAAACGAAGTGCAGTTTACTGCTCCACCCAGGGTCTTTTCCAGGGAATCCATGAACGGGTATTAG
- a CDS encoding phage virion morphogenesis protein, producing MSGVKLFGDWSKFDKAMHRLVRFNFLALHKNIGEQLVSSTKNRFRQQIGPDKKPWAKSFRAAVEKGKTLMDSRDLFNSLTYKAAPDRVDVGTNKIYAATHQEGAIIKARRTKFLKFKIGNSFVLKRKVKIPARPFLGINDDDYEDIKEIIQDQIEETLR from the coding sequence ATGAGCGGAGTAAAACTGTTCGGCGACTGGTCCAAATTTGACAAGGCCATGCACCGCCTGGTCAGGTTCAACTTTCTGGCCTTGCATAAAAACATCGGTGAGCAGCTGGTCTCCAGCACTAAAAACAGATTCCGGCAGCAGATCGGTCCGGATAAAAAACCTTGGGCCAAGTCCTTCCGGGCTGCTGTGGAAAAGGGCAAAACCCTGATGGACAGCAGGGACCTGTTTAACTCCTTAACTTACAAAGCCGCGCCAGACCGGGTTGACGTGGGCACCAATAAAATCTACGCAGCCACGCACCAGGAAGGTGCGATCATAAAAGCCAGGCGCACCAAGTTTCTTAAGTTCAAAATCGGCAATTCTTTCGTTCTGAAAAGAAAAGTCAAGATCCCGGCTCGCCCCTTTTTAGGCATCAATGATGATGATTATGAGGACATCAAGGAGATAATCCAAGACCAGATTGAGGAGACATTGAGATGA